From a region of the Lycium ferocissimum isolate CSIRO_LF1 unplaced genomic scaffold, AGI_CSIRO_Lferr_CH_V1 ctg20536, whole genome shotgun sequence genome:
- the LOC132043051 gene encoding uncharacterized protein LOC132043051 — translation MVEGHANKDQLLLAETSFFLWRLWKERIATDDNLKRMHISLVSRCWCCEDHRQETMSHLFLTSPTAFKLWKQFASCAGLNIEGQHLQQVITLWWTAPASHKLHTIFQAIPAIILWEIWKRRNSIKHGRNTTYSRMVYQVQQTIY, via the coding sequence atggtTGAAGGGCATGCCAATAAAGATCAGCTTCTTCTTGCGGAGACTAGCTTCTTCTTGTGGAGACTGTGGAAAGAGAGAATTGCTACTGATGATAATCTTAAGAGGATGCATATCAGTCTTGTATCAAGATGCTGGTGTTGTGAGGATCATAGGCAAGAGACCATGTCTCATTTATTTCTAACATCTCCAACAGCTTTTAAGCTTTGGAAACAGTTTGCTTCTTGTGCAGGTTTAAACATAGAAGGGCAGCACCTGCAGCAAGTCATTACACTTTGGTGGACAGCTCCTGCATCACACAAGTTGCATACCATCTTTCAAGCCATTCCTGCAATCATACTATGGGAAATATGGAAAAGGAGAAATTCTATTAAGCATGGCAGAAATACTACATACAGCAGAATGGTGTATCAAGTTCAGCAGACCATATACTAG